The following nucleotide sequence is from Candidatus Chromulinivoraceae bacterium.
TATTCTGCTCGATTGGCTTATTTTCCCGCCTAAAACACCTGTTACATTTCAAAAGTCACTTGCATGGGTGGCATTTCCAGCATTATACCTTGTTTACAGTCTTGTCCGTGGAGCCATAACAGCATGGTATCCATATCCATTTATTAACCCCATAACGAACGGCTGGCCAAATGTCATAGGCATGAGTCTTTCTATCGCAGTCGGAACTATTGGACTTATTGGACTGCTGACACTGAGGACTAAAAAACGCCGTCATTCACGTACTCTGTAAAATGCCGTATACTAAGGTGATATGAAAAAAATCCAATCTCAAACTCTCCGACTCGAAAAAATCGTCGGTGGTGGTCAGGCACTTGGTCAACTTGATGACGGCAAGAAGGCTTTTGTATGGGGCGGCCTACCTGGTGAAACCGTAACTATCGATGTCACGAAAAAGAAATCACATTTTGTCGAAGGTATTGTCACCTCAGTAAGTGAACCGAGCGTCGAACGCATTGATCCCAAAGACCCCGAAAGTTATCTTTCTACCAGCCCCTGGCAGATCATGTCTTTTGAGGCCGAACAGCGCTATAAAGCAGCGCTCATTGAAGAAGCCTTTGAGCTACACGACATCGTCGTACCCGAGCCAATCGATGTTTATACAGATGGCAACCAATACGGCTATCGAAACAAGATCGAATTCAGCTGGTGGTGGGACACTGAATCAGAACAACTTGACCTTGCTTTTTTTAGGCGAGGAACACACGGCAAGATACCTGTGGAGGGGACGAGTCTCGCCACATCAGCAATTACCGATGCTGCGCACAAGCTTCGCCATGTGCTCCGCGAACGACAAACTGAAGGTCGCGACTTAAAGACTGTCATTATTCGCAGCAACCGAGAAGGCGGGGTGGTCGCCCAGTTATACGTTAAAGAAAAAGACTTTTTGCCACTCTCTGAGACGGAATTAACACAATTAGGGATACAGGGCTTTGAACTTATCTTCAGTAACCCTAAAAGTCCAGCAAGTGTTATAACAAGACGACTTCAGTCATGGGGCGACATCGTACTTCGTGATACGATTCTTGATATTCCATTTACCTATGCAGCTGAGGGATTCTTTCAGATTAATCTACCTGTATATGAACGGGCTCTGCGAGATATGAAGGAATGGATAGAACCTGGTAAGCCGACTGTCGACCTTTATAGCGGCGTGGGAACCATAGGCCTCACTATCGGCGGTCCGCAGATTACGCTTATTGAAAGCAACGAGCACGCCGTTCGTG
It contains:
- a CDS encoding TRAM domain-containing protein, with the translated sequence MKKIQSQTLRLEKIVGGGQALGQLDDGKKAFVWGGLPGETVTIDVTKKKSHFVEGIVTSVSEPSVERIDPKDPESYLSTSPWQIMSFEAEQRYKAALIEEAFELHDIVVPEPIDVYTDGNQYGYRNKIEFSWWWDTESEQLDLAFFRRGTHGKIPVEGTSLATSAITDAAHKLRHVLRERQTEGRDLKTVIIRSNREGGVVAQLYVKEKDFLPLSETELTQLGIQGFELIFSNPKSPASVITRRLQSWGDIVLRDTILDIPFTYAAEGFFQINLPVYERALRDMKEWIEPGKPTVDLYSGVGTIGLTIGGPQITLIESNEHAVREMEQNIHSLDRDDSATAILAPSEKALDYITGDACVIVDPPRAGLHEDVIDTLLEEAPERIIYLSCNPVTQARDVARLAVRYGIRAHRGYNFFPRTPHIEHLIVLDRKS